In Helianthus annuus cultivar XRQ/B chromosome 9, HanXRQr2.0-SUNRISE, whole genome shotgun sequence, the following are encoded in one genomic region:
- the LOC110877330 gene encoding 2-alkenal reductase (NADP(+)-dependent): MEVTNKYIVIKAKIDGKPQESDFEFKTETLSLPINPVSNDIIVKNLCISIDPYQINRMKTVSASQETSEFAAGISPGEVIVAFGVGKVVASHNPKFEKGDYVVGHISWGEYSISQGFILNKLDPMGFPLSYHVGILGLAGLTAYAGFFEVCKPKKGEKVFVSAACGSVGNLVGQYAKNFGCYVVGCAGSAKKVKLLKEKLGFDEAFNYKEETDLNLTLKRYFPDGIDIYFDNVGGEMLEAAISTMNLHGRVALCGIISEYTNAGKRAAPDMLSVMYKSITIQGFLVGNYLHLFPEFLKLTIDHLRTGKMHVLEDVSFGLESVPSAFVGLFRGDNVGKRCVQVSQD; encoded by the exons ATGGAGGTTACAAACAAGTACATAGTCATCAAGGCCAAAATAGATGGTAAACCACAAGAGAGTGATTTCGAGTTCAAGACCGAAACGCTTTCTCTTCCTATCAACCCAGTCTCCAACGATATCATTGTTAAAAATCTTTGTATATCAATCGACCCGTATCAGATTAACCGAATGAAGACTGTTAGTGCTTCTCAGGAAACTTCAGAGTTTGCTGCAggcatttctcccggtgag GTGATTGTTGCTTTTGGTGTAGGGAAAGTGGTTGCATCTCATAATCCTAAATTTGAAAAGGGTGATTATGTTGTGGGCCATATAAGCTGGGGAGAGTATAGCATATCACAGGGCTTCATTTTAAACAAATTGGACCCAATGGGCTTCCCATTGTCATACCATGTTGGCATTTTAG GGCTTGCTGGGCTGACTGCTTATGCCGGGTTCTTTGAAGTTTGTAAGCCCAAGAAGGGTGAAAAGGTGTTTGTCTCAGCTGCTTGTGGATCTGTAGGAAATTTGGTGGGTCAGTATGCTAAGAATTTTGGGTGCTATGTTGTGGGTTGTGCCGGGAGCGCAAAAAAG GTGAAATTGTTGAAAGAAAAGCTCGGATTTGATGAAGCATTCAACTATAAAGAAGAAACCGATCTAAATTTGACACTCAAAAG GTATTTCCCGGATGGGATTGACATATACTTTGATAATGTGGGAGGCGAAATGTTAGAGGCCGCAATATCAACCATGAACTTGCATGGTAGGGTTGCACTATGTGGAATCATATCAGAGTACACTAACGCGGGGAAACGTGCAGCACCAGACATGCTAAGTGTTATGTATAAAAGCATCACCATTCAAGGATTCTTAGTTGGTAACTACTTGCATTTGTTTCCCGAGTTTCTCAAATTGACTATCGATCATCTTCGTACGGGCAAGATGCATGTGCTTGAAGATGTCTCATTCGGTCTAGAAAGTGTTCCT
- the LOC110875420 gene encoding uncharacterized protein LOC110875420 — MSINIRGFGVDKKVKLVKDWKWAEKVSFLAIQETWRSDIPDSDIAQFWGRSGWYKEVVDPVGRFGGIMCIWDPGMFSKSSVIKDPNFLLVSGVLKGSMDVVNIVNIYAPQKPIDKRSLWARLLSVKNGHPGLCVFLGDFNVVRRPEERKISKYKPACAREFNNFIFEAELCEYNLKGSKFTYLIEGPYGKKFSKIDRILVCKAFHNLWPEACVLSLTRGQSDHNPILLTIKNLNFGLKPFRFFSSWLDRQDFDQVVEDKIKAWRDELRVKEGETEVHAKEELEELEAVIEDRDLSNEEEWVRLECKRKLNSIEDNRAKDLKPRARLKWAMEGDDNMKFFHGMVNKNKSSNGIPGLLIDNVSESKPSKVKKSVHDFFRDKFKEDLPSRPDLLCAFEKSLLEEDAFMLSDKFSKVEIKAAVFECGSDRALGPMVLI, encoded by the exons ATGTCGATTAATATTAGGGGTTTTGGTGTGGACAAGAAAGTGAAGTTGGTTAAAGATTGGAAATGGGCAGAAAAGGTGTCGTTCTTAGCGATTCAGGAGACTTGGAGATCGGACATCCCTGACTCGGATATTGCTCAATTCTGGGGGCGATCGGGATGGTATAAGGAAGTTGTTGATCCGGTGGGGAGGTTTGGTGGAATTATGTGTATTTGGGACCCAGGTATGTTCTCTAAAAGTTCTGTGATCAAAGATCCGAATTTTCTTCTGGTTTCTGGAGTCTTAAAAGGAAGTATGGATGTAGTGAATATCGTTAATATATATGCTCCGCAAAAGCCTATTGATAAGAGGAGTCTCTGGGCCAGGCTCCTGTCGGTCAAAAACGGTCATCCTGGTTTATGTGTTTTCCTTGGAGATTTCAACGTGGTTAGAAGGCCGGAGGAAAGGAAAATTTCTAAATATAAACCGGCATGTGCGAGGGAGTTTAATAATTTCATTTTTGAGGCGGAGTTATGTGAGTACAACTTAAAAGGCAGTAAATTTACTTATCTTATCGAAGGGCCATATGGTAAGAAATTTAGCAAAATCGACCGTATTCTTGTGTGCAAAGCGTTCCATAATTTATGGCCGGAGGCTTGTGTGCTATCCCTTACTAGGGGCCAATCAGATCATAATCCGATTTTATTGACCATTAAAAATCTGAACTTCGGCCTTAAGCCTTTCAGATTCTTTAGTTCTTGGCTGGATAGACAGGATTTTGATCAGGTGGTTGA GGACAAGATCAAAGCCTGGAGGGATGAGTTGAGGGTTAAGGAAGGGGAAACCGAGGTTCATGCGAAGGAGGAATTAGAGGAGTTGGAAGCTGTTATAGAGGATAGAGATTTGTCTAACGAAGAGGAGTGGGTGAGACTCGAATGTAAAAGGAAGTTGAATTCGATCGAAGACAACAGAGCCAAGGATCTCAAACCGCGGGCCAGGCTCAAATGGGCCATGGAGGGGGATGATAACATGAAGTTCTTCCACGGTATGGTTAATAAAAATAAGTCCTCAAATGGGATCCCGGGGTTGTTGATAGATAACGTGTCAGAGTCTAAGCCTTCTAAAGTTAAAAAATCAGTTCACGACTTCTTTCGGGACAAGTTCAAAGAAGATTTGCCTAGCCGTCCTGATCTCTTGTGCGCTTTCGAGAAAAGTCTTTTGGAGGAAGACGCTTTCATGCTTTCGGATAAATTTTCGAAGGTAGAAATTAAGGCGGCGGTCTTCGAGTGTGGTAGCGATCGGGCTCTTGGCCCGATGGTTTTAATATga